A portion of the Cellulophaga algicola DSM 14237 genome contains these proteins:
- a CDS encoding diacylglycerol kinase: MPKKESFLVNRIKSVGFALRGAMLLIRTEASIKIQVFIAIVMTSAGFYFEITKTEWILQIFAIALVLGVEGMNTAVEKISDYIQPEFDEKIGFIKDIAAGAVMLVSIASTIIGLIIYLPKFF, encoded by the coding sequence ATGCCTAAAAAAGAATCTTTTTTAGTAAATAGAATAAAAAGTGTTGGCTTCGCATTACGTGGAGCCATGCTTTTAATCCGAACAGAAGCAAGTATAAAAATTCAAGTTTTTATTGCTATTGTAATGACGAGTGCTGGTTTCTATTTTGAGATTACCAAAACAGAATGGATTTTACAAATATTCGCTATTGCTTTAGTGCTTGGTGTTGAGGGGATGAATACCGCTGTTGAAAAAATATCAGACTATATTCAACCAGAATTTGATGAAAAAATTGGGTTTATAAAAGATATTGCTGCTGGTGCTGTAATGCTAGTTTCTATAGCTTCTACCATTATTGGATTAATTATATACCTCCCTAAGTTTTTTTAG
- the tpx gene encoding thiol peroxidase, translating into MAIVTLKGNKLNTIGSLPTVGSSAPSFTLTKNDLSSADLAQYKGKKVVLNIFPSVDTGTCAQSVRQFNTEASELKNTVVLCVSKDLPFAQARFCGAEGLNNVEMLSDFKDGNFGTHYGVSFADGPLAPLLSRSVVVLDEEGKVIYTEQVAETTEEPNYKAALEALVNA; encoded by the coding sequence ATGGCTATTGTAACCTTAAAAGGAAATAAATTAAATACTATAGGAAGTTTACCAACAGTTGGTTCTTCTGCTCCAAGTTTTACACTTACTAAAAACGATCTATCAAGTGCAGATTTAGCACAGTACAAAGGAAAAAAAGTAGTTTTAAACATATTCCCAAGTGTAGATACGGGTACTTGTGCACAATCTGTACGTCAGTTTAATACAGAAGCATCAGAATTAAAGAACACTGTAGTTTTATGTGTATCTAAAGATTTACCCTTTGCACAAGCTCGTTTTTGTGGTGCAGAAGGCTTAAATAATGTAGAAATGTTATCTGATTTTAAAGATGGTAATTTTGGTACTCATTATGGAGTATCTTTTGCAGACGGACCATTAGCGCCTTTACTTTCTAGATCAGTAGTTGTTTTAGATGAAGAAGGAAAAGTAATCTACACAGAGCAGGTTGCAGAAACAACAGAAGAGCCTAATTACAAAGCTGCACTTGAAGCCTTAGTAAATGCCTAA
- a CDS encoding DUF6952 family protein — protein MKLPVIKHLTNFIQENDEDYVLETIETLEALTEVSSLKDEELDVIGELISNMYGALEVHKTIKNGATQKEALNSFMQRVMGSIDK, from the coding sequence GTGAAGTTACCAGTAATTAAACATTTAACGAACTTCATACAGGAAAATGATGAAGATTACGTTTTAGAAACTATAGAAACACTTGAAGCACTTACAGAAGTTTCTTCTCTAAAAGATGAAGAACTTGATGTAATCGGAGAATTAATCTCTAACATGTACGGTGCACTTGAAGTACATAAAACCATTAAAAACGGAGCTACTCAAAAAGAGGCTTTAAATAGTTTCATGCAAAGAGTAATGGGGTCAATAGATAAATAA
- a CDS encoding thioredoxin family protein has translation MILELEQDNLQEIIDQNENVVVQYSATWCGNCRIMKPKFKKEATTNENITFVIADAEKFPESRKLANVDNLPTFAAFSGGKLKKQVQTNKYDVLKELISEVTSN, from the coding sequence ATGATTTTAGAACTAGAACAAGATAATTTACAAGAAATTATTGACCAGAATGAAAATGTTGTGGTTCAGTATTCTGCTACTTGGTGCGGTAATTGTCGTATTATGAAGCCTAAATTTAAAAAAGAAGCAACTACAAACGAAAACATCACGTTTGTAATCGCTGATGCTGAGAAATTTCCGGAATCTAGGAAATTAGCTAATGTGGATAACCTTCCAACATTTGCTGCTTTCTCTGGCGGGAAATTAAAAAAGCAGGTACAAACGAATAAGTATGATGTATTAAAAGAATTGATCAGTGAAGTTACCAGTAATTAA
- a CDS encoding peroxiredoxin, with translation MSIVGKKFPSLSVNAMNDLGDTFKINVLEEAQKNNKKVVLFWYPKDFTFVCPTELHAFQAAIGEFEKRNTIVIGASCDTPEVHFAWLSTAKDNGGIEGVTYPILADSNRNLSSTLGILDITNEQYNDETGVVTVEGDNVTYRATYLIDEEGTVFHEGVNHMPVGRNVNEFLRLIDAYAHVQKHGEVCPANWEEGKDAMQANAKGTKDYLANHIN, from the coding sequence ATGTCAATAGTAGGTAAAAAATTTCCAAGTCTAAGCGTAAATGCAATGAATGATTTAGGAGATACTTTTAAAATAAATGTTTTAGAAGAGGCTCAAAAAAATAACAAGAAAGTTGTTCTTTTCTGGTACCCAAAAGATTTTACTTTTGTTTGCCCTACAGAATTACATGCTTTTCAAGCTGCAATAGGAGAATTTGAAAAAAGAAACACTATAGTAATTGGTGCTTCTTGTGATACTCCTGAAGTACACTTTGCTTGGTTAAGTACGGCAAAAGACAATGGAGGTATTGAAGGGGTAACGTACCCAATATTAGCAGATAGCAACAGAAATTTATCTTCTACATTAGGTATTTTAGATATCACTAACGAGCAATACAACGATGAAACAGGTGTTGTTACTGTAGAAGGTGATAATGTAACCTATAGAGCTACTTACCTAATCGATGAAGAAGGTACTGTATTCCATGAAGGCGTTAACCATATGCCAGTAGGTAGAAACGTGAATGAATTTTTACGTTTGATTGACGCATATGCACACGTACAGAAACACGGCGAAGTTTGTCCTGCAAACTGGGAAGAAGGTAAAGATGCTATGCAAGCTAATGCTAAAGGAACTAAAGATTATTTAGCAAATCACATTAACTAA
- the nhaC gene encoding Na+/H+ antiporter NhaC, translating into MQNQSLNPSGPENEHIVENKELSIWEALIPVFILVGMLAYNVFVFGDDALSGSNQFILLLGGAVAAIVGFFNKVSYEQMMAEVAENLKSTSGALLILLMVGALSGTWLVSGIIPSMIYYGLQVLNPTIFLAACVIICSVISVATGSSWTTSATVGIALIGIGNTLGIPLGMTAGAILSGAYFGDKMSPLSDTTNLAPAMAGGELFTHIKYMFYTTVPTITVTLIVFIILGFNIDTTGTADTQSILNSIDATFNITGWLFLVPVVVIVLILKKAPPLLALLVGTLLGGVFAIIFQPEIVMNLTGATSLTFESAYKGILNAITVKTAIATENAALSDLFASKGMAGMLGTIWLIICAMVFGGIMDGIGALARISRSLLSLAQSTFSLFASTVASCIALNVTASDQYLALVVPGKMFAKAYKDKGLAPENLSRTLEDSGTVTSVLIPWNTCGAYHSSVLGVPVVDYLVFAIFNWLSPIMTLIFAGFNIKIKRLVTGEKKENTTK; encoded by the coding sequence ATGCAAAATCAAAGCTTGAATCCTTCGGGGCCTGAAAATGAACACATTGTAGAAAATAAAGAGTTAAGCATTTGGGAAGCTTTAATCCCGGTATTCATATTAGTAGGCATGTTAGCTTATAATGTTTTTGTTTTTGGTGATGATGCGCTGAGTGGCTCTAATCAGTTTATCTTGTTATTAGGAGGTGCAGTCGCAGCTATTGTAGGTTTTTTTAATAAAGTTAGCTACGAACAGATGATGGCTGAAGTTGCCGAAAATCTAAAATCGACTTCAGGGGCACTACTTATATTACTTATGGTGGGCGCTCTTTCTGGTACTTGGTTGGTGAGTGGTATCATCCCATCAATGATTTATTACGGATTACAAGTATTAAATCCAACTATATTTTTGGCGGCATGTGTCATTATTTGTTCGGTAATCTCGGTGGCTACAGGTAGTTCTTGGACGACCTCTGCAACTGTAGGTATTGCACTAATCGGTATTGGTAATACCTTAGGGATTCCTTTAGGGATGACTGCCGGCGCTATACTTTCAGGAGCTTACTTCGGGGATAAAATGTCTCCCTTAAGTGATACCACTAACCTAGCGCCTGCTATGGCCGGAGGAGAGTTGTTTACGCATATTAAATATATGTTTTACACAACGGTACCCACCATAACCGTTACACTTATCGTTTTTATAATTCTTGGGTTTAATATTGACACTACAGGAACAGCAGATACACAATCTATTTTAAATTCCATAGACGCTACCTTTAATATTACAGGATGGCTTTTTTTAGTTCCTGTCGTTGTTATTGTATTGATATTAAAAAAAGCACCACCTCTTTTAGCCTTATTAGTAGGCACCTTATTAGGGGGCGTTTTTGCTATTATTTTTCAGCCAGAGATTGTAATGAATCTTACGGGGGCAACCTCATTAACTTTTGAGTCCGCTTACAAAGGTATTTTAAATGCTATCACGGTAAAAACAGCTATTGCAACAGAAAATGCTGCTTTGAGCGATTTATTTGCGTCAAAAGGAATGGCGGGTATGTTAGGAACCATATGGTTAATTATTTGTGCCATGGTATTTGGGGGTATTATGGATGGGATTGGTGCTCTTGCAAGAATAAGCAGGTCTTTACTAAGCTTAGCACAATCTACTTTTAGTTTATTCGCTAGTACGGTAGCAAGCTGTATCGCACTAAACGTAACTGCATCAGATCAATATTTAGCTCTTGTAGTCCCTGGAAAAATGTTCGCTAAAGCTTATAAAGATAAAGGTTTAGCTCCTGAAAATTTAAGTAGAACTCTAGAAGATTCTGGAACGGTTACTTCTGTATTAATCCCTTGGAATACTTGTGGTGCTTACCACAGTAGTGTTTTAGGAGTTCCTGTCGTAGATTACCTCGTGTTTGCCATCTTTAACTGGTTGAGTCCTATTATGACCTTAATCTTTGCTGGTTTCAACATCAAAATCAAACGATTAGTAACCGGAGAGAAGAAAGAAAATACTACGAAATAA
- a CDS encoding aminotransferase class I/II-fold pyridoxal phosphate-dependent enzyme, whose protein sequence is MSHKAADRLQDVQYFGEFGGVNPSISDSSTYTFMSAKTMSDTFEGNTEGCYLYSRHSTPSNLYLGEALAALESTETANVYASGMGAITSVILQLCDAGDHIVSSRTIYGGTYAFMKNFLKKFNIKTSFVDTTSLEAVEKAITANTKMIYCEAVSNPLLEVADIAALSKLAKKYKLPLIVDNTFSPLAITPGTLGADVVIHSLTKFINGTSDCVAGVVCGTTDFCTSLKDVNSGAAMLLGSTLDSLRAASILKNMRTLHIRMKKHAENALYLAQKFQEDGLTVSYPGLASHPGHKTMNKQMNSAYGYGGLLTLNVGTLEKANSLMELMQHKNLGYLAVSLGFYKTLFSAPGSSTSSEIPMEEQKEMGLGEGLIRFSIGLDDDITRTYKIMKACMEELNILTSENVIA, encoded by the coding sequence ATGAGCCACAAAGCAGCAGATCGTTTACAAGATGTACAGTATTTTGGAGAGTTTGGAGGAGTAAATCCATCTATATCAGATTCTTCTACCTATACGTTTATGTCAGCAAAAACCATGTCTGATACCTTTGAAGGAAATACGGAAGGTTGTTACTTATACAGCAGACACTCCACTCCTTCTAATTTGTACTTGGGCGAGGCTTTAGCCGCATTAGAAAGTACAGAAACCGCTAATGTATATGCTAGCGGTATGGGCGCAATTACTTCCGTGATCCTACAACTATGCGATGCTGGAGACCATATTGTAAGCAGTAGAACCATCTATGGAGGGACTTATGCTTTTATGAAGAATTTCCTTAAAAAATTCAATATAAAAACCTCTTTTGTAGACACCACAAGTCTTGAGGCTGTAGAAAAAGCAATTACCGCCAATACCAAAATGATTTATTGTGAAGCAGTAAGCAATCCGTTATTAGAAGTAGCAGATATTGCAGCGCTATCAAAATTAGCAAAAAAATATAAGCTCCCTTTAATCGTAGACAATACCTTCTCTCCGTTAGCGATTACACCTGGTACATTAGGTGCCGATGTGGTGATTCATAGTTTAACAAAATTTATTAATGGGACTAGTGATTGTGTTGCTGGTGTTGTTTGTGGTACTACAGATTTCTGTACGAGTTTAAAAGATGTAAATAGCGGCGCTGCCATGTTATTAGGTAGTACTTTAGATAGTTTACGCGCTGCTTCTATTTTGAAAAACATGCGGACGCTACACATTAGAATGAAAAAACATGCGGAGAATGCACTTTATTTAGCCCAAAAGTTTCAGGAAGATGGGTTAACCGTTTCGTATCCTGGTTTAGCATCGCATCCCGGTCATAAAACCATGAACAAACAAATGAATAGTGCTTATGGGTATGGTGGCCTGCTTACTTTAAATGTTGGCACCCTAGAAAAGGCGAACAGCTTAATGGAATTAATGCAACATAAAAACCTAGGCTATTTAGCGGTAAGCCTTGGCTTTTACAAAACCCTCTTTAGTGCTCCTGGCAGCTCTACTTCTTCAGAAATTCCTATGGAGGAACAGAAGGAAATGGGACTAGGCGAAGGCTTAATTCGTTTTTCCATTGGTTTAGATGATGATATTACGCGCACCTATAAAATTATGAAAGCATGCATGGAAGAACTTAACATTCTAACTTCAGAAAATGTAATCGCATAA
- a CDS encoding Lrp/AsnC family transcriptional regulator → MKLDEIDAKLLNLLQANSKKTTKEYANNLNLSVTAVYERIKRLEKYGAIEKYVALVSKKKVNKEFTVLCHVKLAQHTKDYVTDFEKEVVKLKEVVECYHISGDYDYILKVHVTNMEAYRDFMVSKLTAISHIGSTQSSFVITEVKHTTAIAIY, encoded by the coding sequence ATGAAATTAGATGAAATTGATGCAAAACTGCTCAACCTACTTCAGGCAAACAGTAAAAAAACAACTAAGGAGTATGCAAACAATCTAAATCTATCTGTTACAGCAGTTTATGAGCGGATTAAACGCTTAGAGAAATATGGTGCTATAGAAAAATATGTAGCCTTAGTTAGTAAGAAAAAGGTGAATAAGGAATTTACGGTGCTATGCCATGTAAAATTGGCACAGCATACCAAGGACTATGTTACCGATTTTGAAAAGGAAGTTGTAAAATTAAAAGAAGTGGTAGAATGTTACCATATAAGTGGTGATTATGATTATATATTAAAAGTACACGTTACCAATATGGAAGCGTATAGAGATTTTATGGTTTCTAAATTAACAGCCATTAGTCATATCGGGAGTACACAAAGTTCATTTGTTATTACAGAAGTTAAGCATACCACAGCAATTGCCATATACTAG
- the lpdA gene encoding dihydrolipoyl dehydrogenase yields MSLYDVAIIGSGPGGYVAAIRCAQLGMKTAIIEKYSTLGGTCLNVGCIPSKALLDSSHHYEDAIKHFEEHGIEISGEIKLNLEKMISRKQSVVDMTTKGIEFLMSKNKIDVFTGTGSFKDATHINVAKNDGTTETIEAKNTIIATGSKPSTLPFIKLDKERVITSTEALELKEVPKHMIVIGGGVIGLELGQVYKRLGAEVTVVEFMDRIIPGMDGALSKELMKVLKKQKIKFQLSHKVKSVERNGNEIIVKADNKKGEEITFTGDYCLVAVGRHAYTDGLNLEAAGVKLEERGRVAVNGQLQTNVSNIYAIGDVIKGAMLAHKAEEEGTLVAEVLAGQKPHIDYNLIPGVVYTWPEVAAVGQTEEQLKEAGIEYKAGSFPMRALGRSRASGDTDGFVKILADKKTDEVLGVHMIGARVADLIAEGVTAMEFRASAEDIARMSHAHPTYAEAVKEAALAATEDRALHV; encoded by the coding sequence ATGAGTTTATACGATGTAGCCATTATTGGTTCTGGTCCAGGTGGATATGTTGCAGCTATACGCTGTGCGCAATTAGGAATGAAAACTGCGATTATTGAAAAATATAGCACTTTAGGAGGAACTTGCTTAAATGTAGGGTGTATTCCTTCTAAGGCTTTATTAGATTCTTCGCATCACTATGAGGATGCTATAAAGCATTTTGAAGAGCATGGAATTGAGATTTCTGGTGAAATAAAACTGAATCTTGAAAAAATGATTTCTCGCAAGCAAAGCGTTGTTGATATGACAACAAAGGGTATTGAATTTTTGATGAGTAAAAATAAAATTGATGTTTTTACAGGAACAGGAAGTTTCAAAGATGCTACTCATATTAACGTTGCTAAGAATGATGGTACTACGGAAACGATAGAAGCAAAAAATACGATTATTGCTACAGGTTCTAAACCGTCTACATTACCATTTATCAAATTAGATAAAGAGCGTGTTATTACCTCTACAGAAGCGCTTGAGCTAAAAGAAGTGCCTAAACACATGATTGTTATCGGTGGTGGTGTTATAGGTTTAGAGCTAGGGCAAGTATATAAAAGACTTGGAGCAGAAGTTACGGTTGTTGAGTTTATGGATCGTATAATTCCAGGAATGGATGGTGCATTATCTAAAGAATTGATGAAAGTGCTTAAAAAGCAAAAAATTAAATTCCAACTTTCTCACAAGGTAAAATCTGTAGAGCGTAATGGGAATGAAATTATTGTAAAAGCTGATAATAAAAAAGGGGAAGAAATTACCTTTACAGGAGATTATTGTTTAGTTGCAGTAGGTCGTCATGCCTATACTGATGGATTAAACCTTGAAGCTGCTGGTGTTAAATTAGAAGAAAGAGGTAGAGTAGCGGTAAATGGGCAGCTACAGACGAATGTTTCTAATATATATGCTATTGGAGATGTTATTAAAGGTGCAATGCTAGCGCACAAGGCAGAGGAAGAAGGAACTTTAGTTGCTGAAGTATTAGCGGGTCAGAAACCACATATTGATTATAACTTAATTCCAGGTGTTGTTTACACATGGCCAGAAGTTGCAGCCGTAGGGCAAACAGAAGAGCAATTAAAAGAAGCTGGTATTGAATACAAAGCAGGTTCTTTTCCTATGCGTGCTTTAGGACGTTCTAGAGCAAGTGGTGATACAGACGGATTTGTGAAGATCCTTGCAGACAAAAAAACAGATGAAGTTTTAGGAGTGCATATGATTGGTGCTCGTGTTGCAGATTTAATTGCTGAAGGTGTTACAGCAATGGAGTTTAGAGCTTCTGCTGAAGATATCGCAAGAATGAGTCATGCACACCCAACTTATGCTGAAGCGGTAAAAGAAGCTGCACTTGCAGCGACTGAAGATAGAGCGCTACACGTGTAA
- the mgrA gene encoding L-glyceraldehyde 3-phosphate reductase, whose product MQINDKTGIKNYLAQPNRYDSMTYNRAGKSGVLLPAISLGLWHNFGFVDNIQNGREVLRTAFDLGITHFDLANNYGPPYGSAEENFGTIFKKDFQSYRDELFIASKAGYDMWPGPYGNLGSRKYLIASLDKSLKRMGLDYVDIFYHHRPDPDTPLEETMGALADIVRQGKALYVGISNYEPKETKEAAKLLKEMKVPFILHQAKYSIFDKWVEDGLLDTLDDAGVGCIAFSPLAQGMLTNKYVNGIPKDSRAAKNFTYLETTQVQENLEKIKGLAKIADERGQKLSQMAIAWLLKRPTVASVLVGASSSNQLKENVAALNNLEFSDKEIEKINQFS is encoded by the coding sequence ATGCAGATAAATGACAAAACAGGAATAAAAAACTACCTAGCTCAGCCCAATAGGTATGATTCTATGACGTATAATCGGGCAGGTAAAAGTGGTGTTTTGCTTCCTGCAATATCATTAGGCTTATGGCATAATTTTGGTTTTGTAGATAACATTCAGAACGGACGTGAGGTTTTAAGAACGGCCTTCGATTTGGGAATAACCCATTTTGATTTAGCTAATAATTACGGACCACCTTATGGTTCTGCAGAAGAAAACTTTGGAACAATCTTTAAAAAAGATTTTCAATCGTATCGCGATGAGTTGTTTATTGCCTCTAAAGCAGGTTACGATATGTGGCCTGGCCCATATGGTAATTTAGGATCACGTAAATATTTAATCGCCAGTTTAGATAAAAGTCTAAAAAGAATGGGATTAGATTATGTAGATATTTTTTATCATCATAGACCAGATCCAGATACTCCTTTAGAAGAGACAATGGGAGCTCTTGCAGATATTGTACGTCAAGGAAAAGCACTTTACGTTGGTATTTCTAATTACGAACCAAAAGAGACTAAAGAAGCTGCCAAATTATTAAAAGAAATGAAAGTTCCTTTTATACTGCACCAAGCTAAGTATTCTATTTTTGATAAATGGGTAGAAGATGGGCTGCTAGATACTTTAGATGATGCTGGCGTTGGTTGTATTGCTTTTTCTCCGTTAGCGCAAGGAATGCTTACCAATAAATATGTAAATGGTATTCCAAAAGATTCTAGAGCAGCTAAAAACTTTACGTATTTAGAAACTACGCAAGTACAAGAGAATCTTGAGAAAATAAAAGGATTAGCAAAAATAGCTGACGAACGTGGCCAAAAATTATCGCAAATGGCGATTGCTTGGTTATTAAAAAGACCAACAGTTGCATCAGTACTTGTAGGAGCTAGTTCTTCCAATCAATTAAAGGAAAATGTTGCAGCCTTAAATAATCTTGAGTTTTCAGATAAGGAAATAGAAAAGATTAATCAGTTTTCTTAA
- a CDS encoding CDGSH iron-sulfur domain-containing protein encodes MSEETYSPIAVDLEKDKNYGWCTCSHSSNQPFCDGSHKAHNATPSLRFSVEEDKKAYLCTCKKTSNPPYCDGTHKNL; translated from the coding sequence ATGAGTGAAGAGACATATTCTCCTATTGCAGTAGATCTAGAAAAAGATAAAAATTACGGATGGTGTACCTGCAGCCATAGTAGTAATCAACCATTTTGTGATGGTTCTCATAAAGCACATAATGCAACACCTTCTCTGAGATTTTCAGTAGAAGAAGACAAAAAAGCTTATTTGTGTACGTGTAAAAAAACAAGTAACCCTCCGTATTGCGATGGTACTCACAAAAATTTATAG
- a CDS encoding heparan-alpha-glucosaminide N-acetyltransferase domain-containing protein, giving the protein MINKPDRLYFIDAMRAWAILMMLQGHFVDGLLDNAFRDTSHLGYTIWLYFRGITAPVFFTVSGFIFTFLLTKGDKTGFSNPRVAKGIKRGLQLLFIGYLLRLNFWGLLIGHIYDAFYLIDVLHCIGLSLLGIIALYVVTEKRKFLFPVALMTITILLFIFEPNYSKWTHAYLPETFANYFTRSNGSVFTIFPWFGYATCGAFLSLLFAKFKKAKYLYPGAITIAVLLGFGLLFGSSPVFLYLAETTKVQLFADVFFNNYLFIRLGDVFLVFAIFMILRKFMTNSTLLKMGQSTLSIYVVHYIILYGSFIGLGLYYFLNHTLSPTIIIPGAIAFMIACTFLALQYEKRKVVIKAAIGTKAKQVGAIAAPWTSFGLKLSKHLFVKLRTATLKLFRLVKD; this is encoded by the coding sequence ATGATAAATAAACCAGATAGACTTTACTTTATTGATGCCATGCGCGCATGGGCAATATTAATGATGCTACAAGGACATTTTGTAGATGGTTTACTAGATAATGCTTTTAGAGACACTTCTCACTTAGGCTACACTATTTGGCTTTATTTTAGAGGTATCACAGCCCCTGTATTCTTTACGGTATCAGGTTTTATTTTTACTTTTCTTTTAACTAAAGGCGATAAAACAGGCTTTAGTAATCCTAGAGTTGCCAAAGGAATTAAGCGTGGTCTGCAATTACTCTTTATTGGGTATTTGTTGCGATTAAATTTTTGGGGTTTATTAATAGGTCATATTTATGATGCATTTTATTTAATTGATGTACTACACTGCATTGGTTTATCGCTATTAGGAATTATAGCGCTTTATGTTGTAACCGAAAAGAGAAAATTCCTATTCCCAGTAGCATTAATGACTATAACCATCTTGCTTTTTATTTTTGAACCTAATTATAGCAAATGGACACACGCCTATTTACCAGAAACCTTTGCAAATTACTTTACGAGATCAAATGGTTCTGTATTTACAATCTTCCCATGGTTTGGTTACGCTACATGTGGGGCATTTTTATCTTTACTATTCGCTAAATTTAAAAAGGCAAAGTATTTATATCCAGGGGCTATAACCATAGCGGTACTTCTTGGTTTTGGATTACTATTTGGTTCTTCTCCTGTATTTTTATACCTCGCTGAAACAACTAAAGTTCAGTTATTTGCAGATGTATTCTTTAATAATTATTTATTTATTCGTTTAGGAGATGTATTTCTAGTCTTTGCAATATTTATGATACTGCGAAAATTTATGACCAATAGTACGTTACTTAAAATGGGACAGAGTACCTTGTCTATATATGTTGTTCATTATATAATACTGTACGGTAGTTTTATAGGATTAGGTTTGTACTACTTTTTAAATCATACGCTCTCACCTACTATTATTATACCAGGTGCTATTGCTTTTATGATTGCCTGTACCTTTTTAGCATTGCAATATGAAAAGCGTAAAGTAGTTATTAAAGCTGCGATAGGCACTAAAGCAAAACAAGTAGGCGCTATAGCAGCACCATGGACTTCTTTTGGTTTAAAATTGAGTAAGCATCTTTTTGTAAAATTAAGAACGGCTACCCTTAAGTTATTTAGACTGGTTAAAGATTAA
- a CDS encoding NADPH-dependent FMN reductase, translated as MSTILAFAGSNSSSSINYKLVQYTASLVEDKEVQLINLANYPFPLYSVDEEKNNGFINSLVEFNSEIKSAAGLIISVNEHNSNPSAYFKNLLDWLSRVDKTFLTETEIFLMATSPGKRGGMSALEIITNLLPRFGATVAATFSLPSFQENFDEVKGIVDADLAKQHQEALNQFLAKLS; from the coding sequence ATGTCGACAATTTTAGCTTTTGCAGGAAGTAATTCATCTTCGTCTATAAATTATAAATTAGTACAGTATACTGCTAGTTTAGTAGAAGATAAAGAGGTACAACTTATTAATTTAGCCAATTATCCTTTTCCTTTATATAGTGTTGATGAAGAAAAAAATAATGGATTTATCAATTCACTTGTAGAATTTAATAGTGAAATTAAATCTGCCGCTGGTTTAATTATTTCTGTGAACGAGCATAACAGTAATCCTTCTGCTTATTTTAAAAATCTTTTGGATTGGTTGTCTAGAGTTGACAAAACGTTTTTGACTGAAACTGAAATATTCCTAATGGCTACTTCTCCAGGAAAAAGAGGAGGGATGAGTGCTTTAGAAATTATAACGAATCTATTGCCACGCTTTGGAGCTACGGTTGCAGCTACATTTTCTCTTCCTTCATTTCAAGAAAATTTTGATGAAGTAAAAGGAATTGTTGATGCTGACCTAGCAAAACAACACCAAGAAGCCTTAAACCAATTTTTAGCTAAACTATCTTAA